accaaatgagatcgaaacagttatcaaaaaactcccaacaaagaaaagcccggggcccgatggcttcacaacggaattctaccaaatattcaaagaactaactcctatccttctcaaactatttcaaaaaattcaagaggaaggaagacttccaagctccttttatgaggcgagcataattctgattccaaaaccaggcaaagacaacacaaagaaagaaaattataggctaatatctctgatgaatatagatgctaaaatcctcaacaaaatattagcaaaccggatccaacaatatatggaaaaaatcatacaccatgatcaagtgggatttattctggggaggcaaggctggtacaatattcgtaaatcaatcaatgtgattcatcacataaacaaaaaggagaaaaaccatatgataatttcaatagatgcagaaaaagcatttgataaaatccagcacccattcatgatcaaaactctcagcaaagtgggaatacagggaacatacctcaacatgataaaagccatctatgagaaacccacagccaacatcatactcaatgggcaaaaattaaaagcaatacccttaagatcaggaacaaggcaggggtgcccactttcaccactcttattcaacatagttctggaagtcctagccacagcaatcagacaagaagaagaaataaaaggcattcaagttggaaaagaagaagtaaaactatcattatttgcagatgatatgatattgtatatagaaaaccctaaagtctcagtcaaaaaactactggacctgataaataaattcagcaaagtggcaggatataaaatcaatactcagaaatcagaagcatttttatacaccaacaatgaacagtcagaaagagaaattaaggaaacaatccccttcacaattacaaccaaaaaaataaagtacctaggagtaaacttaaccaaggagactaaagacttgtactcggaaaattacaaagcattgataaaaaaaatcgccctggccggttggctcagcggtagagcgtcggcctagtgtgcggaggacccgggttcgattcccggccagggcacacaggagaagcgcccatttgcttctccacccctccgccgcgctttcctctctgtctctctcttcccctcctgcagccaaggctccattggagcaaagatggcccgggcgctggggatggctctgtggcctctgcctcaggcgctagagtggctctggtcgcaatatggcgacgcccaggatgggcagagcatcgccccctggtgggcagagcgtcgccccatggtgggcgtgccgggtggatcctggtcgggcgcatgcgggagtctgtctgactgtctctccctgtttccaacttcagaaaaatgaaaaaaaaagaaaaaaaaaatcaaggaagatacaaacaagtggaagcatataccgtgctcatggttaggaagaataacatcattaaaatgtctatattacccaaagcaatctataaattcaatgcaataccaattaaaataccaatgacatacttcaaagatatagaacacatattccaaaaatttatatggaacccaaagaggacacgaatagcctcagcaatcttaaaaaagaagaataaagtgggaggtatcacacttcctgatatcaagttatactacaaggctgttgtactcaaaacagcctggtactggcataagaacaggcatatagatcaatggaacagaacagagaacccagaaataaacccacagttctatggacaactgatatttgacaaaggaggtaaggaaatacaatggagtaaagacagcctctttaacaaatggtgttgggaaaattggacagctacctgcaaaaaaaagaaactagatcaccagcttacaccactcacaaaaataaactcaaaatggataaaagacttaaatgtaggccgtgaaaccataagcatcttagaagaaaacataggcagtaagctctcggacatctctcggagcaatatatttgctgatttatctccacggggaagtgaagtaaaagacaggataaacaaatggggctatatcaaactaaaaagttttgcacagctaaagacaacaagaacagaataaaaagacaaactacacaatgggagaacatatttgacaatacatctgataaggggttaataaccaaaatttatttattttattttatttttttttccatttttttttttttctgaagctggaaacagggagagacagtcagacagactcccgcatgcgcccgaccgggattcacccggcacgcccaccatggggcgatgctctgcccaccggggggcgatgctctgcccatcctgggtgtcgccatgttgtgaccagagccactctagcgcctgaggcagaggccacagagccatccccagcgcccgggccatctttgctccaatggagccttggctgcgggaggggaagagagagacagagaggaaagcgcggcggaggggtggagaagcaaatgggcgcttctcctgtgtgccctggccgggaatcgaaccggggtcctccgcacgctaggccgacgctctaccgctgagccaaccggccagggccaataaccaaaatttataaagaacttgtaaaactcaacaacaggaagacaaacaacccaatccaaaaatgggcaaaagagatgaatagacacttctccaaagaggacatacagatggccaataggcatatgaaaaaatgctcaacatcactaatcattagagaaatgcaaattaaaaccacaatgagatatcacctcacaccagtcagaatggcgcttatcaacaaaacacagaataagtgctggcgaggatgtggagaaaggggaaccctcctgcactgctggtgggaatgaatgcagactggtgcagccactgtggaaaacagtatggagattcctcaaaaatctgaaaatcgaactgccttttgacccagctatcccacttttaggaatataccccaaggacaccatagaacggctcgaaaaggagaaatgcacccgcatgtttgtggcagcattgttcacaatagcgaagatctggaaacagcctaagtgtccgtcagaggacgagtggattaaaaagctttggtacatatatactatggaatactactcagccataagaaatgatgacatcggatcatttacaataacatggatggaccttgacaacattatacggagtgaaataagtaaatcagaaaaaaaaaaaaagatgaatccatacatagaagggacataaaaatgagactcagagacatgaacaagaatgtgatggcaacaggggcgggaggttgggggagggggtgaagaaggagagaggggttaggggaggggaagggcacaaagaaaaccagatagaaggtgacagaagacaatttaactttgggggaggggtatacagcacaatcaaatgtcaaaataatctagagatattttctctcaacatatgtaccctgatttatcaatgtcactgcattaaatttaataaaaaaaaaatatccacccTATAACTAAGCAGTACCTGGACAGAAGAACTTTCTTTTACATTACTGCCTGGCACAGTTCATGCATGTGTTGCTGATGCTTTTCCAGGAAATGTCAAATGTCTAAAACCTACAAAGGCACCCAGTGCAAGTTCACAACAGGGTAATTTGTAATAGTATACAAATTGTCATTGTATAAAAACATTCCTGGGTCTCTGTGACACTATTTACATAGCCTGTCCATAATCCAATGCAGGAAAATTGGGCTCTCAAGGGTACCCCAAGTAATGATCAAGACAGTCTTTCCTTGTTCTTACTTAAGACTATCTTTTAGATTCCAAGACTGGTGATCAAgaataaacctttataatttgcacagaaaatataaacagaaaaagttTTCACCTTATTCTTTGTGTCAGTAGGAACACCTTCTGGAATTGCAGGTGCAGATGCTGCTTCATCCAAGTAAGAACTGTCTTCATCAGCCAGAAGCTCATCACCCAGTGCATCCAACTCTGAAATTGAAatagtcaacagttcaaaaaTATGGTCAAGTGAGTAGACAGTGACTAGAGGAATAAAAATAGCAGGCAGGGACTCATTAGGGGAAACTCtatttgggaaataaaaaaaataaagaaataaatgtggtTGGGAGGAGGTTCTAAGCGAAAACAGAACATTGGCTAGGGGAGAAGCAGTAGTAATGTGACAGGGGTATCATGTGACAGAAAATCCAGTGTTCTAGATCTATCCAGTTACTCATGCTAGAAATTAACAAACATCTTTGatacctccctctcctctcacattCAATCAATTATCAAGTCTTGTCCATTTagcctcctaaaatttcttcaatCTGTTCACTTCTGTTACTGCTACCACAACATTAGTTTGAGACACCATCATCTCCTAAACAATTACAGCAAGTTTCTGAACAACATCCTCAGGCCACCCAACAGCCCTTCTCATTTTTTCCTAACTCCTACTAAGCTTTTAGGTCCCGTGCCTGTCCCCTACTACCAAATGCTTTAGATTTCTCAGCGATGTGCTTCATGGTACCCCATTCTTCTCCGACCGTTTGTGCTCTTGTAATTAACTACTTGACAGAAGCAGTTTCTTATTCCTGTTCAAGAAAATTCATGGcatgaccaggcaatggcgcaatggatagagcgtcggactgggatgcgcaaggacccaggttcgaaacctcaaggtcgccagcttgagcatgggctcatctggtttgagcaaagctcaccagcttggacccaaggtcactggctcgagcaaggggtttctcagtctgctgaaggcccatggtcaaggcacatatgagaaagcaatcaatgaacaactaaggtgtcacaatgaaaaactgatgattgatgcttctcatctctctccgttcctgtctgtccctatctatccttctctctgactctctctctctgtccctgtaaaaaaaaaagaaaattcatgaatTCAGGGGTCATATTTGTTTTCTACAATGCTGAATTCCCAGCACCTAATACAGTGTCTGGTATACAGTAGATGTACAATAAGTATCTGCCAGCTACTGTTTCTTGATCTGCTTTGCTGTTTTGAGGGAGTGGAGTCCAAGCAGAAAAATaggaagaacaaaagcaaaaaggaaaacagCAGGGAAAGGCCATGTTTAGCTAGTAAGGTCAACAAAAGCCTTTGCATGGACCTTCCTTCAGAGTGTGTCCATCTCAGAGCTGTTGGTGGAGTACGCAAGTCCAAAGTGGCTGACGCACAAGCCCTCTTGCCAAAGACTGTGGCATAAACTATCTCTCAAGGAACTCTCACAGGAATTTTCTCTTAGCATTTGGGAAAAGGTCCTAGGCACTTGCTCCTTTAAAACTCTAAAGCAAGGCATACATTGCTTTTCCCATAACTTACCTGCTTCTAGGTCATCTTCATCTAACTCTGGGGTGCCATAACTACGACTCAGTGCTTCTTGGATTTCGTTTGCATCTTCCATCATATCCTCTAGCTGGTCTTGTAAATCCTACAGGAATATATGACAGGATTTAAATTCATTTCCCACCATTTTTCTCTACCGCTTGTCCCTATCTTTTCTCTGAATCTTAGAAaggagtaatttttaaaaagatgatgtaCAAAAAATACAGAGACATAACAAGTTCTCAACAGTGTCAGTTCCCCTCTTTTACCCCAGTCCTTGGCtagtaattatttttagttaACAGCTGAGCAGGTGTTCCTCTAAAGGACAAGTTTGAGTAACTCTGAATGTCCCttctaattaataaatataagaaagtgAGCTTAAAGGATTATTTAAAAGTcacaaattttaagattttatctaaCAATAACTATAAATGTCACTAACCCACATAATCCTCCTCCTGTTTTTGgtggtaaaaatataaacttaaaaataaagaagaacagAATTGGTGATCTTGTCTTTGAATTTAAAGTGCCTCATGGAAATCTGAAGTCCTACTGCAATAATAGATGCCCATCAGCCCTCTGTCATTACAGAGTTTACCTGAAATCTTAAGTCAAGCAACAGCTACACTATCAACATTTTTCTAATTaatggagaaaaagagataaTTGAGATAAGCAAATTACTCGTCTTGAGTTAGCTAAAGACTGACTACTCTGTGTAATAAATGAGGCAGTAGCAGCAACAATTAGGAGGTATAAAAAGttgtatttggccctggctgggtgggttagtggataaagtgttgtgcCAGTGCACTGAGGGCCTAGCtctaatccctggtcagggcacatgagaagcaaccaatgagtaaacaactaagtggaacaatcagttggtgcttctctctctctctttaccttatcaatggaaaaataaaagtactgatCCTGCCATGGTTGGTTAAACAAATGAAATCAGGATAGGCTTGATATCTGAGACCAGGCTGGTAAAAATAATTGACTGAGGGTATAAATCATTAGTGAATAATTTACTTATGCTTAACTGGGAGACTACTACAAGGCCAAAAAGAATGTAAAACTAATCTGAGAAGTAggatagaaaataaagaacagttaGTGTAATGGTTTAAAGAGCTAACTCTGGAATCAGACATACCCaagttaaaattttgttaatgTCTTTAagctttaatttctttatctttataaTAGGATTATTAATACCATACATTATATAAGAATttattgcagcctgaccaggcagtggcgcagtgagtagggagtcggactgggatgcgaaaggacccaggttcacaacCCTGAggtcggaaaaaaaaaaaaaaaagaccccgaggtcgccagcttgagcacgggctcatttggcttgagcagaaaaaaaaaataaaataaaagctcaccagcctgacctgtggtggcgcagtagataaagcgtcgacctggaaatgctgaggtcgccggttcgaaaccctgggcttgcctggtcaaggcacatatgggagttgatgcttcctgctcctccccccttctctctctctgtctctccctctcctctctaaaaaaaatgaataaataaaaattaaaaaaaaaaaaagctcaccagcttggacccaaggtcgctggctcgagcaaggcgcatggtcaaggcacatgagaaagcaatcaatgaacaactaaggtgtcgcaatgaaaaattgatgattgatgcttctcatctctctccgttcctgtctgtctgtccctatctatccctctctctgactctctctctgtccctgtaaaaaaataaaaataaataaaaaataaaaaaaataataaaaaaaagaatttattgcaATAAAATATGTCAAACACTAAGCACTTAATACTAGTTAGTTCCTACTACATTAAGGAAGCGCAGAACAATATACTCTTCACATACTGAAAATTTCATATAATGGGGTAGTGTTGATACTACAGAAAAGGCCCAAATCAGCATCTTCAGAATTTCTAGAACAGtgcaaaaaatttgaaaactccTTTCTAGCCTCCACGTatagaaagtaaaatagaaaaaacattttaaaaaaatgctctgCTCTTTGCATTTCCAAGTGTCAAAATACCACACTGTACATATGCAACATTTTGCTATTCAGAGAAGGACTGGATGAAACAATAATTAAGAGAGTGAAAATAACATAACTAATCAAGTCAAGCTTTTACTATGCTATTACATACCCAGACAAGACATTTTCCCGAAATCATCTATGAATAGGCTTCCTAGCAATAAACTCCAGGATAGACACAGAAAAAATACATTACACAAAGAACAGGTTGATTCAGAACtggacaaacaaaaacaatataaacaaatgcAAACACTAGACTTGATgtgcagaaacagaaaaataaaaaagaaacagctacATACACACAgaagcaaaatttttaaatgagagcttgaaaaaaaaagaaaatgttttacaagtattttaggaaaaatgaaattcaaaatatataaccCAACTAAagatacacatgcatacacaccaaaaaagttaaagaaaaagagactttCCACCTGTCATGTGGGCATATCTATTAGGGGACAGGAAAAAGGATAATTaggcagggaaacagagagacaggtgAAAGATGAAGAGACATACAAAAACCTCACAAAGACCAAAGTTTCTATTTCGTTTATTATATGGCGTTAACTAAACACAAGGAACCCTAAAAACTGAATATAAATATAACTTCATTTTATTATCACATAGTATATACCTATAAGACAAgcatacataaaacatttttctcctcAAAGATATCACTAAGTTTAATGCCTTGTAAGCAAAGACTAGTGAAGAATTAGATAGCCATAGGTAGTCTAAGGAGGAATGCTTAAAAAAACCGCAAGATTGAGGAATGCTGTCACTCCTTATTCTTACAAAAAACTGAAAGGCCAGCACTCCCAGAGAATACCTCTGTAGAGACAGTAAAATGCTGGGTACACAGTGTAAGTACTCAACCAACAAATACTTCTTGAATTGTGCAGAACCACTTTGTGCTGTTTAATAGCcactcatttatttgttcattgaccaTCAAATACTTTCTGAGCACCAACAATGGCCAGGCATTGTTCAAGGCTCTGGggatacaacagtgaacaaaactGAGTCGTTGTCCTCATATAGAGACATTCTACTCAGGACATAGATGTAAAGGCACCATATTTTCAGAAGCCTCTTTCCTTTGGCCAGTCACCACTCCTTCCCTCTGCTATCCATGCTTGCCATCTGGGCTGTTCAAATGACAGAGGTGACAGGAGCCAAACTCTCACCTCCCAGCCAAAACATGATCtcaaaaaaaaagctaattttttcttcttctttttagcaagagagagagagacagacagacacagacaggaagggagatgagaaacatcaactcatagttttggcaccttagttgttcattgttttctcatacatgccttgattggggggctccagctgagccagtgtccttgggctttaagctagtgacctttgggctcaagtcagcaaccatagggtccTGTCTAtgacaccacgctcaagctggtgaccttggggttttgaacctgggtcctcagcgtcccaggctgatgccctatccCCTGGGCCCccacctggtcaagcagaaatgctaatttttttttttgtatttttctgaagctggaaacagggaggcagtcagacagactcccgcatgcacccaaccgggatccacccggcatgcccaccagggggtgatgctctgcccatctggggcgtcgctctgccgcaatcagagccattctagtgcctgaggcagaggtcacagagccatcctcagcgcctgggcaaactttgctccaatggagccttggctgcaggaggggaagagagagacagagaggaaggagagggggaggggtggagaagcagataggcgcttctcctgtgtgccctggccgggaattgaacccgggactcctgcacgccaggccgacgctctaccactgagccaaccggccagggccagaaatgctAATTTTAAGGACTTAATGATATTAAAAATCTAGAGAGAATCAatagaaatggaaacaaataccaTGCCAGGAACTGTTTTAAGTGCTCTCTCTATATATCCTTATTTAACACTCATTACAATAGGAGATGGGCAGCAACATCACTACTTTACAACTGAGGAATTGAGACTCAAAAATCATTAAGAAGTAACAGGAAACTGGGTGCTTATTTATAGGTGCTTattatgtaccaggcattgtATGTGTCGACACGTCAACTTGTTTATTACATCTTTATAATAATAACCATAAGTGGTATTAGGAGCCTTGCATTAATAAGGATAGTGAGACCTTTGCTAACTTGTCCTGAAGTTAGTTATGAGTAAATGGTAGGCCCAAGATTTAATCGTCTTCTGTACCTTTCCcatcacacacatacattcaTTTGAGTTCTTTCAGAAAGTAGTGCATTCTTGCAGAAACCAGTATATGTCTCACCTCGATTTGGTCAATTTTCACTTGCTTGTatgctttcttcatttcctttactCCCAGTTTCATAGCATCAACCTAAAAAAAGGGTTAAGAGAAAACACACTACCTTAAGAAGCCATGCTGGTTAAACTGTCTTTTATAAACCACAGGAATAAAGTACAagagtacaaaaataaaataaaatcacaggaaAAAGTGCTATGAAGTACCGTGGTCTTGGTGTCCTTCAATGACTGGATGGTGTAATTGGCTTGTTCCATGTTAAATGATTGTTGGGCAAGATTGTCCCGCTGCTGCTCATACCTTTTTAGAGTGAATTGAGAACGGCAAATGTGAGCCAGATAGAAATCCTCAGGAAGA
The DNA window shown above is from Saccopteryx bilineata isolate mSacBil1 chromosome 2, mSacBil1_pri_phased_curated, whole genome shotgun sequence and carries:
- the CHMP5 gene encoding charged multivesicular body protein 5, producing the protein MNRFFGKAKPKAPPPSLTDCIGTVDSRAESIDKKISRLDAELVKYKDQIKKMREGPAKNMVKQKALRVLKQKRMYEQQRDNLAQQSFNMEQANYTIQSLKDTKTTVDAMKLGVKEMKKAYKQVKIDQIEDLQDQLEDMMEDANEIQEALSRSYGTPELDEDDLEAELDALGDELLADEDSSYLDEAASAPAIPEGVPTDTKNKDGVLVDEFGLPQIPAS